One Gloeothece verrucosa PCC 7822 DNA window includes the following coding sequences:
- a CDS encoding esterase/lipase family protein gives MTIPSVILPGYFARSIEYRQFEDSLNNSGIPTVTVPITKKDWIPTIGGRSVVPILRLIDRTVKQTLLKYNASQVNLIGHSAGGWIARIYLGEKPYNVHGDLLDLAVTWNAHGFVNTLVTLGTPHISQERWTKRNLDFVKYNYPGAFYPDVRYVCIAGKAVYGQRRLGSWLAYNSYLLTCGKGNCWGDGIIPVEAAHLDGAINLTLEGVMHSPMSSGLWYGSPTVLTNWINYLKT, from the coding sequence ATGACTATTCCTTCGGTTATTTTACCCGGTTACTTTGCTCGTTCGATCGAATACCGTCAATTCGAAGATAGCTTGAATAACTCGGGAATTCCGACTGTAACTGTTCCTATCACTAAAAAGGACTGGATACCGACTATTGGCGGCCGTTCAGTTGTACCTATTCTACGGTTAATTGACCGCACCGTAAAACAGACGCTCTTAAAATATAATGCCTCCCAAGTCAATTTAATTGGCCATTCTGCTGGAGGCTGGATCGCGAGAATTTATCTCGGGGAAAAACCTTATAATGTACATGGCGATCTACTAGATTTAGCGGTAACTTGGAATGCTCATGGCTTCGTTAATACCCTAGTTACTCTGGGAACGCCCCATATTAGTCAAGAACGTTGGACAAAGCGCAATCTAGATTTTGTCAAATATAACTATCCAGGTGCTTTTTATCCCGATGTGCGTTATGTATGTATAGCCGGAAAAGCCGTCTATGGACAACGACGTTTAGGCAGTTGGTTAGCCTATAATAGTTATTTGTTAACCTGTGGTAAGGGAAACTGTTGGGGTGATGGGATTATTCCAGTAGAAGCCGCTCATTTAGACGGAGCCATTAATCTAACCTTAGAAGGCGTGATGCACTCTCCTATGTCGTCCGGACTTTGGTATGGTTCACCAACAGTTTTAACCAATTGGATCAATTACCTAAAAACTTAA
- a CDS encoding PilZ domain-containing protein, with protein sequence MLKNFTSSQKAIDYVISSSDYRQYTRYTNNLGTVVEIDYQPKKQVFINSIKGLIINDSLGGCGLIVATNKEFQANQICWLRTYGLRPIKVRIAWVQEIENNIFRLGIEYLDSLDSNLGNLG encoded by the coding sequence ATGTTAAAAAATTTTACCTCTTCTCAAAAAGCGATTGATTATGTAATTTCCTCCTCAGACTACAGACAATATACTCGTTATACCAATAATTTAGGGACTGTAGTTGAAATTGATTACCAGCCTAAAAAACAAGTGTTTATCAATAGTATAAAAGGTTTGATTATCAATGATTCATTAGGAGGCTGTGGATTAATAGTAGCGACGAATAAAGAATTCCAGGCTAATCAAATTTGTTGGTTGAGAACTTATGGACTCAGGCCAATAAAAGTTAGAATTGCTTGGGTACAAGAAATAGAGAACAATATTTTTCGCCTTGGCATTGAATACCTTGATTCACTAGATAGTAATTTAGGAAATTTGGGTTGA
- a CDS encoding ATP-binding protein — translation MELTNNYHINEQEIEHLFRLRVGTELQELIPVLKWFENSTELILPETTLWQAKVALAEGFTNTVRYAHENLPKETPIDLEILIYSTYLEMKIWDRGKPFDLHKKLKELKESSEDPLQKEGDRGLIFMQGFTDELDYIRLSNQQNCLIMRKKISKN, via the coding sequence GTGGAGCTTACTAATAATTATCACATTAATGAGCAGGAAATTGAACACCTATTTCGTCTGAGAGTCGGAACAGAATTACAAGAATTGATTCCGGTTTTAAAATGGTTTGAAAATAGTACCGAATTGATTTTACCCGAAACGACTCTGTGGCAAGCTAAAGTTGCTTTAGCTGAAGGCTTTACCAATACGGTTCGCTATGCTCATGAAAATTTACCTAAAGAAACTCCCATTGATTTAGAAATTCTCATTTATTCTACTTATTTAGAAATGAAAATATGGGATAGAGGAAAACCTTTTGATTTACACAAAAAACTTAAGGAGTTAAAAGAAAGCTCAGAAGATCCCTTACAAAAAGAAGGGGATCGCGGACTAATTTTTATGCAAGGTTTTACTGATGAATTGGATTATATTCGTCTTTCTAATCAGCAAAATTGTTTAATAATGAGAAAAAAAATCTCCAAGAATTAA
- the gyrA gene encoding DNA topoisomerase (ATP-hydrolyzing) subunit A, with translation MTTQPERIIPTDLSSEMSQSYLEYAMSVIVGRALPDARDGLKPVHRRILYAMYELGLTPDRPFRKCARVVGEVLGKYHPHGDTAVYDALVRMAQNFSMRDPLIEGHGNFGSIDNDPPAAMRYTECRLQNLSVNALLRDIEAETVDFIDTFDGSQQEPVVLPARLPQLLLNGSSGIAVGMATNIPPHNLGELVDGAIAMIHNPEITNIELMKYIPGPDFPTGGQILGRSGIKDAYISGRGSITMRGVAEIETIQHRGRPDRDAIIVTELPYQTNKAALIEKIAELVNDKRIDGIADIRDESDRDGMRIVIELKRDAYARVVLNNLYKQTPIQANFGANMLALVNGEPQILNLKDFLGVFLEFRVQVIIRRTTYELRKAEERDHILQGLLVALANLDPIIQLIRQAADTSSAKRELVEQFGLSEVQADAILQMQLRRLTALESEKIQAEHQELQRKIADLTDILQRRERVDQIIQEELTQLKSTHATPRRTQIVEEEGGIVDIDLIANEQAVILLTEQGYIKRMPVNTFGQQSRATRGKSGAKIKEDDGVEHFLSCCDHDQILFFSDRGVVYVISAYQIPSSSRTARGVPIVQMLPIPKDEKITSMVAVSEFTEDQYLVMLTRQGYIKKTALSAYANIRANGLIAITLSEGDQLRWVRLAKEEDSIIIGTRQGMAIHFKADNEQLRPIGRTARGVRSMKLKGTDEIISVDILPGQVVANIGTSEDEIEDENLESEELVNEETHVGPWVLAITTGGYGKRVPVNQFRLQNRAGMGVKAIRFKNAQDQLAAIHIVNQEDEMMIVTSRGIIIRQAVDAISPQSRMATGIRVQRLDDDDAIAAVALVPPAGEDDESEE, from the coding sequence ATGACCACCCAGCCGGAGCGGATAATTCCCACAGATCTCAGCAGCGAAATGTCCCAATCTTACCTAGAATACGCCATGAGCGTGATCGTAGGACGGGCGCTTCCTGATGCGAGGGATGGTCTAAAACCTGTGCATCGCCGTATACTCTACGCCATGTATGAACTCGGACTAACCCCTGATCGTCCCTTTAGAAAGTGCGCTAGGGTAGTGGGAGAAGTATTGGGAAAATATCACCCTCACGGGGATACAGCAGTTTATGACGCTTTGGTGCGGATGGCGCAAAATTTCTCCATGCGCGATCCCCTAATAGAAGGCCATGGAAACTTTGGCTCCATCGATAATGATCCCCCCGCCGCCATGCGTTATACTGAATGTCGGCTACAAAACCTCTCGGTTAACGCCCTCCTCAGAGATATCGAAGCAGAAACCGTAGACTTTATCGATACCTTTGATGGTTCTCAACAAGAACCTGTGGTACTGCCTGCTAGACTGCCTCAATTACTCCTCAATGGTTCTTCTGGAATCGCTGTGGGAATGGCCACCAATATCCCCCCCCATAATTTAGGAGAATTAGTGGATGGGGCGATCGCGATGATCCATAACCCAGAAATTACCAATATCGAATTAATGAAATATATCCCCGGACCCGACTTTCCCACCGGCGGACAAATCTTAGGACGTTCCGGCATCAAGGATGCTTATATAAGCGGACGGGGTTCAATTACCATGCGCGGTGTGGCTGAAATAGAAACGATCCAACACAGAGGCCGTCCGGACCGAGATGCCATTATCGTCACTGAACTTCCCTATCAAACGAATAAAGCCGCTTTAATTGAAAAAATTGCTGAATTAGTTAATGATAAACGTATTGACGGGATCGCTGATATTCGTGATGAAAGTGACCGCGACGGAATGCGAATCGTCATTGAACTTAAACGAGATGCTTATGCCAGGGTCGTTCTTAACAACCTCTATAAGCAAACCCCTATACAGGCTAACTTTGGCGCAAATATGTTGGCGCTGGTGAATGGAGAACCGCAAATTCTCAATCTTAAAGACTTTTTAGGGGTATTCCTTGAGTTTCGCGTCCAAGTCATCATTCGCCGCACTACCTATGAATTGCGAAAAGCTGAAGAACGAGACCATATTTTGCAAGGGTTATTAGTGGCTTTAGCTAACTTAGATCCGATCATTCAACTCATTCGACAGGCGGCTGATACCAGTAGCGCTAAAAGAGAATTAGTCGAACAATTTGGACTGAGTGAGGTTCAAGCGGATGCTATCCTGCAAATGCAACTGCGCCGCTTGACTGCCCTAGAATCCGAAAAAATTCAGGCTGAACATCAAGAGTTACAACGGAAAATCGCTGATTTAACCGATATCTTACAAAGGCGCGAACGGGTTGACCAAATCATTCAAGAAGAATTGACTCAACTCAAAAGCACTCATGCAACCCCCCGCAGAACCCAAATAGTCGAGGAAGAAGGGGGAATTGTTGATATCGACTTAATTGCTAATGAACAGGCCGTTATCTTGTTAACTGAACAGGGTTATATTAAACGAATGCCAGTTAACACCTTTGGACAGCAAAGTCGCGCTACCCGAGGAAAATCCGGGGCCAAAATTAAAGAAGATGATGGGGTAGAACACTTTTTAAGTTGCTGCGATCATGATCAGATCCTCTTCTTTAGCGATCGCGGTGTGGTCTATGTGATCAGCGCCTATCAAATTCCTAGTAGTTCCCGCACCGCGCGAGGGGTTCCCATCGTGCAAATGTTACCCATCCCGAAAGATGAAAAAATTACCTCTATGGTAGCTGTCAGCGAGTTTACAGAAGATCAATATCTGGTGATGCTCACTCGTCAAGGTTACATTAAAAAAACAGCCCTTTCTGCTTATGCTAATATTCGCGCTAACGGGTTGATTGCCATTACTCTCTCAGAAGGCGATCAACTGCGTTGGGTGCGGCTGGCAAAAGAAGAAGATAGCATTATCATTGGTACTCGTCAGGGGATGGCTATCCATTTTAAAGCCGATAACGAACAACTTCGCCCTATAGGACGCACCGCTCGCGGCGTTCGCTCTATGAAACTCAAAGGCACAGATGAGATTATTAGCGTCGATATTTTACCGGGTCAAGTGGTGGCTAATATCGGAACTTCTGAGGATGAGATCGAAGATGAAAATCTCGAAAGCGAAGAATTGGTTAATGAAGAAACCCATGTCGGTCCTTGGGTTTTAGCCATTACTACAGGAGGATATGGTAAACGAGTTCCGGTTAATCAATTTCGTCTGCAAAACCGTGCTGGTATGGGTGTTAAGGCTATTAGGTTTAAAAATGCTCAAGATCAGTTAGCGGCTATCCATATTGTCAACCAAGAAGACGAAATGATGATTGTTACTAGCCGAGGAATTATTATTCGTCAGGCCGTAGATGCCATTTCTCCTCAGTCTCGTATGGCTACAGGGATTAGAGTACAACGCTTGGATGATGATGATGCGATCGCGGCTGTGGCTTTGGTTCCTCCTGCCGGAGAAGATGATGAGTCTGAAGAATAG
- a CDS encoding precorrin-2 C(20)-methyltransferase produces MNKQVGVLYGISLGTGDPELITVKGLRLLQRASVVAFPSGVRGQRGIAEQIVFPWLLDKQHKLALSFPYVQDEQVLKKAWQQAATQVWQYLKAGEDVAFVCEGDVSFYSTFTYLAQTLVEQHPEVEIQTVPGVCSPMAAASALGIPLTLRSQRLVILPAIYSLDELEKVLDWAEVVVLMKVASVYQSVWQLLEKRNLLDNCWLIERATFPDQMIYRNLKEQPQLNLSYFSLLIVHC; encoded by the coding sequence ATGAATAAACAAGTCGGTGTTTTATACGGCATTAGTTTGGGGACAGGAGACCCAGAATTAATTACAGTTAAAGGGTTAAGGTTGTTGCAAAGAGCGTCTGTTGTTGCGTTTCCCTCTGGGGTAAGAGGTCAACGGGGGATAGCCGAGCAAATCGTTTTTCCCTGGCTATTAGACAAACAGCATAAACTAGCTTTGTCGTTTCCGTATGTCCAAGATGAACAAGTTTTAAAAAAAGCTTGGCAACAAGCCGCAACTCAAGTATGGCAATATTTAAAAGCCGGTGAAGATGTGGCGTTTGTCTGTGAAGGTGACGTGAGTTTTTATAGCACTTTTACTTATTTAGCTCAAACTTTAGTGGAACAGCATCCAGAAGTCGAGATTCAAACTGTACCAGGGGTTTGTTCTCCGATGGCGGCGGCTTCGGCTTTGGGGATACCCTTAACGCTTAGGAGTCAACGTCTTGTGATCCTACCTGCGATTTATAGCCTTGATGAGTTAGAAAAGGTGTTAGATTGGGCTGAGGTGGTGGTGTTGATGAAAGTTGCTTCAGTTTATCAGTCGGTTTGGCAACTCTTAGAAAAACGTAATTTATTAGACAACTGTTGGTTAATAGAACGGGCAACTTTTCCGGATCAGATGATTTATCGAAACCTTAAGGAGCAACCCCAGTTGAATTTGTCTTATTTTTCTCTGTTGATTGTTCATTGTTGA
- a CDS encoding glycosyltransferase family 4 protein — protein sequence MLQENLRILIVAENASLNFGGEAALPLHYFRVLRQRGYEVWMLVHERTRQELKAKFPQDFERIYFIPDTFLHRFLHKFNKPLPDRLYWFTFGLMMRLLTQILQYSIIKKLIREKKINVIHQPIPVSPKEPSLIFGLGVPVIIGPMNGGMNFPPAFEKKENLLKTQAVKIARWFSDLANILIPGKYLATTLLVANSRTREALPSILHSKKIVELVENGVDLSVWQQKLLNQYGNRSVPQSWSENTLITEDSAQFNAQTEPITKFVYLGRLVDWKALDLLLMATKRVLEQIPIKLEIIGTGNQKSKLEKLAQELGLMSDPSTEKIIDTDVVHFAGWLSQADCAKKLELTDALILPSLYECGGAVVLEAMAMSKPVIATNWGGPADYITENCGILVDPISKESFIQGLADAMIKFAKNPEMRQQMGEAGRQRVVNHFDWEKKVDFILRIYQQELESHQQKELKVKGEEVFS from the coding sequence ATGCTTCAAGAGAATCTTCGCATACTAATTGTGGCTGAAAATGCTTCTCTCAATTTTGGTGGGGAAGCCGCTCTTCCTTTACATTACTTTCGGGTTCTGCGTCAGCGAGGTTATGAAGTATGGATGCTGGTACATGAACGCACTCGTCAAGAGCTTAAAGCCAAATTTCCGCAAGATTTTGAGCGAATTTACTTTATTCCGGATACATTTTTGCATCGGTTCTTACACAAATTTAATAAACCTTTACCTGATCGACTGTATTGGTTCACCTTCGGATTAATGATGCGATTGCTGACTCAAATTCTTCAATACAGCATCATCAAAAAATTAATTCGAGAGAAAAAAATTAATGTTATTCATCAGCCGATACCCGTGTCTCCTAAAGAGCCATCGCTAATTTTTGGTTTAGGTGTACCAGTGATTATCGGTCCAATGAACGGCGGGATGAATTTCCCTCCAGCTTTTGAAAAAAAAGAGAATTTGCTAAAAACTCAGGCAGTCAAGATAGCTCGTTGGTTTTCTGACTTAGCCAATATTTTAATCCCTGGTAAATACCTAGCGACAACTTTATTAGTTGCTAATTCCCGCACTCGAGAAGCGTTACCATCAATTCTACACTCGAAAAAAATTGTTGAATTGGTAGAAAATGGGGTTGATTTATCAGTTTGGCAGCAAAAATTGTTAAATCAGTACGGAAATCGTTCGGTCCCCCAATCTTGGTCAGAAAATACACTGATCACAGAAGACTCTGCACAGTTCAACGCCCAAACCGAACCTATCACCAAGTTTGTTTATTTAGGCAGGTTAGTGGACTGGAAAGCTCTTGATTTATTGCTGATGGCTACCAAGCGTGTTTTGGAACAAATACCCATTAAGCTAGAAATAATCGGCACTGGGAATCAAAAATCTAAGCTGGAAAAGCTGGCACAAGAATTAGGGCTAATGAGTGATCCCTCAACCGAAAAAATCATAGATACAGATGTGGTTCACTTTGCGGGATGGTTGAGTCAAGCTGATTGTGCCAAAAAACTAGAATTGACGGATGCCTTAATCCTACCCAGTTTATATGAATGCGGTGGAGCAGTGGTATTAGAAGCGATGGCAATGAGCAAACCGGTGATTGCCACTAATTGGGGAGGCCCTGCTGATTATATTACAGAAAATTGTGGTATTTTAGTTGATCCTATTTCAAAAGAGTCATTTATTCAAGGTTTAGCCGATGCTATGATTAAATTTGCTAAAAATCCAGAAATGCGCCAACAAATGGGCGAAGCGGGAAGACAACGAGTGGTTAATCATTTTGATTGGGAAAAAAAAGTCGATTTTATCTTACGGATCTATCAACAAGAGCTTGAGAGCCATCAGCAAAAAGAGCTTAAAGTTAAAGGAGAAGAAGTCTTTTCTTAG